One window from the genome of Pseudonocardia hierapolitana encodes:
- a CDS encoding LacI family DNA-binding transcriptional regulator: MAKERVTIRDVAARAGVSVATASKAINDRYGVAAATVRRVHEVVAELGYESSLVARSMRIPRTGVIGILVWEIEPYSAEVLKGAAHAVREADYELLVYAAAGRAADRMGWELRYLPRLSGTLIDGAVLVTPTVESTPGSMPVVAVDSHIGSAGLPAVDSDNLGGARLATDHLLGLGHRRIGFLGRPPRDLESAHQREHGYRASLAAAGVPFDPDLVRAGGYGATDLQDAARALLELPDPPTAIFAANDVSAIASVDVALTLGLDVPRDLSVVGFDNIPESALCRPALTTVEQPLQLMGQRAVEMLLALLEGDRLADPQLRLPTRLVERDSTAAPARQAPGDPAGVHAQPAS, encoded by the coding sequence GTGGCGAAGGAACGCGTGACCATCCGGGACGTGGCGGCCCGGGCGGGCGTGTCCGTGGCCACCGCCTCGAAGGCGATCAACGATCGCTACGGCGTGGCCGCAGCCACCGTTCGCCGGGTCCACGAGGTGGTCGCCGAGCTCGGATACGAGTCGAGCCTCGTCGCACGCAGCATGCGCATCCCGCGCACGGGCGTGATCGGCATCCTCGTCTGGGAGATCGAGCCCTACAGCGCGGAGGTGCTCAAGGGCGCGGCGCATGCGGTCCGCGAGGCCGACTACGAGCTGCTCGTCTACGCCGCGGCCGGGCGGGCCGCCGACCGCATGGGCTGGGAGCTGCGCTACCTGCCTCGGTTGTCCGGCACGCTGATCGACGGCGCCGTGCTCGTGACCCCCACGGTCGAGTCGACGCCGGGCTCGATGCCGGTCGTGGCCGTCGACTCGCACATCGGCAGCGCGGGCCTTCCGGCGGTCGACTCCGACAACCTGGGCGGCGCTCGGCTGGCCACCGACCACCTGCTCGGGCTCGGGCACCGCCGGATCGGGTTCCTCGGCCGCCCGCCACGCGACCTGGAGTCCGCCCACCAGCGCGAGCACGGATACCGCGCCTCGCTCGCCGCGGCCGGGGTGCCGTTCGATCCCGACCTGGTGCGCGCCGGCGGCTACGGCGCCACCGACCTGCAGGACGCCGCCCGCGCGCTCCTGGAGCTGCCCGACCCGCCGACGGCGATCTTCGCGGCGAACGACGTGTCCGCGATCGCCAGCGTCGACGTCGCGCTCACGCTCGGCCTGGACGTACCGCGCGATCTCTCGGTGGTCGGCTTCGACAACATCCCGGAGAGCGCGCTGTGCCGACCGGCGCTGACCACGGTGGAGCAGCCCCTGCAGCTGATGGGGCAGCGCGCGGTCGAGATGCTCCTCGCCCTGCTGGAGGGCGACCGCCTCGCCGACCCGCAGCTGCGGCTCCCCACGCGTCTGGTCGAGCGCGACTCCACGGCGGCTCCGGCCCGGCAGGCGCCGGGTGACCCGGCAGGGGTCCACGCTCAGCCCGCCTCCTGA